From one Phocaeicola salanitronis DSM 18170 genomic stretch:
- a CDS encoding lipopolysaccharide biosynthesis protein, with protein sequence MGKYRRLGKNTLLVFIGNAGAKLISLLMLPFYTRWLSVEDYGSTDIITVYVTFLTGFVSCNIAESIFIFPKGADRDRQEIYFSSASFFLFLMLGLTALIFGVASVVFKRCDIHNSFSDNLWLIYGMLAGMIVQQFAQQFTRSIDKIQVYSITGIVLTGFTALFAFMLIPKWGVDGYVWSMIGAYLLSALYSITFSRGYTYWSCHRFSINACKEMLKYSIPLIPNGIMWWLVSALNRPLMEAHLGMYAIGIFAVANKFPGILSMLFTVFVTSWQISVLEEFGKKGYEVFFNRVFRSVVTGLLIVSLLITLCSKLLVSLFTSDDFFEAWQYIPLLVLGTVFSCVSSMAGSNFSATRTSKYFFYSSVWGAVAAVLFNFILIPSLAIWGVALSVMLSFVVMALSRIWYGWKYVQITNVWKYIWMLVLTGLYIVAASLQVTPYWFNLIGFVSVVGIFAFINKDLLLLVQTKFKLRK encoded by the coding sequence ATGGGCAAATATCGCCGTCTTGGCAAAAATACGCTGCTCGTGTTCATAGGCAATGCAGGGGCTAAATTGATCAGCCTGTTGATGCTTCCGTTCTATACACGGTGGCTCAGTGTTGAAGACTATGGATCAACGGATATTATTACAGTGTATGTGACATTCCTGACAGGATTTGTCAGTTGCAACATTGCGGAATCCATATTCATTTTTCCAAAAGGAGCTGATAGAGATCGGCAGGAAATTTATTTTTCTTCGGCATCATTCTTTTTATTCCTGATGCTTGGACTGACTGCCCTCATTTTTGGCGTTGCCAGTGTTGTATTTAAACGATGTGACATACATAACAGTTTCTCAGATAATTTATGGTTGATTTATGGGATGCTTGCAGGTATGATAGTTCAACAATTTGCACAGCAGTTTACACGCAGCATAGATAAAATACAAGTCTACAGCATAACGGGCATTGTTCTCACTGGCTTTACAGCATTATTTGCATTTATGCTGATACCCAAGTGGGGAGTGGACGGATATGTTTGGAGCATGATTGGTGCATACCTGTTATCGGCTTTATATTCCATTACATTTTCAAGAGGTTATACATATTGGTCATGCCATCGGTTTTCGATAAATGCATGCAAAGAAATGTTAAAGTATTCCATCCCGTTAATTCCTAATGGTATTATGTGGTGGCTGGTCAGTGCCCTAAACCGTCCGTTAATGGAAGCTCATTTAGGTATGTATGCAATCGGCATATTTGCTGTTGCTAATAAATTCCCAGGCATTCTGAGTATGCTGTTCACGGTGTTTGTCACTTCTTGGCAGATTTCAGTATTGGAGGAATTTGGAAAGAAGGGATATGAAGTGTTTTTCAACCGAGTATTCCGGTCAGTTGTCACAGGACTGTTGATAGTATCGCTACTCATCACACTGTGTAGCAAATTGCTAGTCAGTCTTTTCACATCTGATGACTTTTTTGAGGCATGGCAATATATTCCTCTTTTAGTGTTGGGCACCGTGTTTTCCTGTGTGTCAAGCATGGCTGGCAGTAATTTCTCTGCTACACGCACAAGCAAATACTTCTTCTATTCCAGTGTGTGGGGAGCGGTTGCAGCTGTTTTATTCAATTTCATACTCATCCCTTCTTTGGCTATATGGGGAGTTGCACTGTCAGTAATGCTCTCTTTTGTGGTGATGGCACTGTCTCGTATCTGGTACGGATGGAAATATGTTCAAATCACCAACGTCTGGAAATACATATGGATGCTCGTTCTCACAGGATTGTATATTGTTGCCGCAAGCCTTCAGGTAACGCCCTATTGGTTCAACCTGATTGGTTTTGTATCAGTTGTGGGTATCTTTGCGTTCATTAATAAAGACTTATTACTGTTAGTTCAAACAAAATTCAAACTTAGAAAATGA
- a CDS encoding acyltransferase: protein MYHQVKFDPKECYFNGRTYLNLGKGCKVSIGDDFIANSGIMAAIDCGNGCKICVRDNATLTIGEHSGMTNTIIQCYERIQIGHHVNIGAGCLIMDTNFHSTDWHKRLDRQKDIENPRNAPITIGDVVFIGARSIICKGVTIGDHAMIAAGSVVVDDVPANEVWGGNPAKFIKKI, encoded by the coding sequence TTGTATCATCAGGTAAAGTTTGACCCCAAGGAATGTTATTTCAACGGACGCACCTATTTGAACTTAGGTAAAGGATGCAAAGTCTCAATCGGTGACGATTTTATCGCCAATTCCGGCATCATGGCAGCTATCGACTGCGGCAATGGCTGTAAGATTTGTGTACGGGACAACGCCACATTGACAATAGGCGAACACTCTGGCATGACCAATACCATCATCCAATGCTATGAACGTATACAGATAGGTCATCACGTTAATATAGGTGCTGGATGCCTGATTATGGATACAAATTTCCATTCTACAGATTGGCATAAAAGACTAGACAGGCAAAAAGATATCGAGAACCCTCGTAATGCGCCCATAACTATTGGTGACGTGGTATTCATCGGTGCACGTTCCATCATTTGTAAAGGCGTCACCATAGGAGATCATGCCATGATTGCGGCTGGAAGTGTTGTCGTAGACGATGTACCTGCCAATGAGGTCTGGGGAGGAAATCCGGCTAAGTTCATCAAAAAGATATAA